AGCGCGGAGAATAGGCTGAGAAGAAGCGCATGGCCTCCAGCGCTCCCTCGCGCAGTTCCTGGAGTTGATGGCGGGCGTCGCTGCCGCCGAACAGACGCCGATGCTCCAACACCGCCTGCTCGACCTCACGATTGCTCGGCAACAGGGCGGGCGATACGGCGCCCAGGCGCTCGGCCGCCTTGCGCTTGGCCACGCCGTAATCGCGGATTCCCTGATCGAGCACCAGCCGCGCCGCCTGTTGGGCGATCACCGTGCGTTGCTGATCGGCCGCCTGGTGGCCGCCGGGAGCCGAAGCGCGGCGCGCGCTGCCGCGGGCGCCCCGCCCCCTAGAAGAGCGGCTCGTCTTCCGCGTCGCCATCGTCGGTGTTGTTGAAGAAGGAGGGGACCTGCTCATCCAGGGGCGCCTCGGGCGCGTTGCCCTGGCGGAAGATCTCGTACACCCAGCCGCTCTCGCCGGCGCGTGCCAGCTCCCCGGTGTCGGGTCGGATCTTCACGCGCACCAGCCCATAGGGCTCGGGGATGGAATGCTCAGGCCTGCCGGTCAGCACCGACTCCATATAGTCGGTCCACGCGGGTAGGGCTGCGCGGCCGCCCACCTCGCCTCGACCGAGGCGTGTGAACTCATCGAAGCCCACCCAGACGGTGGCGGTGAGGTCTGCGTTGAACCCGCTGAACCACGCGTCGCGCTGCTCGTTGGTGGTGCCCGTCTTGCCCGCGAGATCGTTGCGCTGCAGGCGGCGGTAGGCGGCTCGGCCCGTCCCGCGACGAACGACGTCACGCATCATGTCGGTGATGATGTACACGTTTTGCGGCGACACCACGCGCGGCGCCATGTTGGCGATCGGGTAGCCTCCGGTGAAGCCTTCCATGCGGGCGCAGGCGACCTCCGCGCTCGGCCACTCGGCGGGCATCCCGTGACCCTCGCTGGGCGCCGTCGCCACGTTGGACTCCAGAGAGGCCAGGCGGGCCACGACCCCGCGTTGCGCGTCCGCCGCCGCCGTGGCCCCATCGGCCGCATCGAGGGCGCCGAGCTCGAGGGCACGTTCGCAGGGCAGGCAGGCGATCTTCGGGTTGGCCTCGTAAACCAACTCGCCGTTGGCACCCTCCACTCGATCAATCAGATAGGGCGTCACGGCGAAGCCGCCGTTGGCCAGCACCGCGTAACCGGTGGCCACCTGCAGCGGTGTGAGGCTCGCACTGCCGAGCGCCAGGGACAGGCTCGCCGGTAGCTCCTCGGGATCGAAGCCGAACTGGCCGATGTGGGCGATGGCCTGGCGCACGCCCACTTCTCGGAGCAAGCGTATCGACACCAGATTGCGCGAGGCGACCAGCGCTTCACGCAAACGCATGGGCCCGCGGAACTCGCGCTCGTAGTTTTCCGGGCGCCAGGCCTCCTCCATGCCAGGGTCGTCGTAGACCACCGGCGCATCGGGCAGCACGCTGGCGGCGGTGAACCCGTGTTCCAGCGACGCCGAGTAGACGAAGGGCTTGAAGGACGAGCCCGGCTGGCGCTTCGCCTGGCTGACGCGGTTGAACTTACTCAAGCGGAAGTCGTAGCCACCGACCATGGCGGACACGGCGCCGTCGCGCGGATCGAGGGACACCAGGGCGCCCTGCACCGCCGGCACCTGACCGAGCTTCCACTGCGTCACCTGCGCCGGGGCGGTGCCCTCCTCCTCGCGCGCGGGCTGCGCGTTCTCGGCGGGTGCCAGGGGCTGTACGTAGATCACCTGACCGACGGCGAGCACGTCGCCAACCCGCGTCGGCGTGCCGCCGGCGCGCGATTCGTCGATGTACTCACGGGCCCACTTGACGCCCTCGAGCGGGATCAGGCCTTGGCGGTGCTCGCTCACGTGAACCTGCGCGCTGGCGTCGTCCACGGCGGTAACCACAGCGAGTTGGTGCAGGGGGAGCGCGGGATACTCGCTCAGCATGGCGTCGAGCTGCTGGGGCGCTTGCCCTACCGCTTCCAGATCTCGCGTATCCACCGGACCGCGGTAGCCATGGCGACGGTCGTACTGCAGGAGCGCATCGCGCACCGCGGCCACGGCCGCTTCCTGGCGCTCCCCGTCCAAAGTGGTCACCACGCGCAGGCCACTGCCGTACACCGCCTCGCCGAAGCGCTCCACCATCTCGGCCCGCGCCAGCTCGGCCAGGTAGGCCGCCTCGCCTTCCACCCGTGGCCCGTGGATCGAGGCGCGAATCGGCTGCGCCAGAGCCAGCTCGTGCGCTTCGCTGTCGATGTAGCCCAGCTCACGCATCCGCCGTAGCACGTAGTCGCGCCGGCTGCGCGAGCGCTCCGGGTTGGTGACCGGATTGAGGTCTGACGGCGCCTTCGGGATGCCGGCCAGGATGGCGACTTCGTCGAGGCGCAACTCGTGCAGTTGCTTGCCGAAGTACACCTCGGCCGCCGCTGCCACGCCGTAGGCGCGCTGGCCGAAGAAGATCTTGTTCAGGTAGAGGGTGAGGATCTCCTGCTTGGTGAGCACCCGCTCCATGTTCAGGGCGATGAAGATCTCGCGGACCTTGCGCACGTACGAGTGGCGCAAGGTCAGCAGGTAGTTGCGCGCCACCTGCATGGTGATGGTGCTACCGCCCTGGCTGCCCCGCCCGGTCTTGGCCAGCACCAGCACGGCTCGCACCAAACCCTGGTAGTCCACACCCGGGTGTTCGAAGAAGCGGTCGTCCTCGGCGGCAACGAAGGCATCGATCACCTGCTGCGGCAGCTGCTCGTAGGTCACGGGAATGCGCCGCTTCTCGCCGAATTCGCCGATCAACACGCCGTCGCGGGAGTAGACCCGCATCGGCGCCTCCAGCTGTACGCTCTTCAAGGTGTCCACGTCGGGCAGGGACTCCGCCACGAACATGTAGGCGGCCGCCGCCACCAGCAGGGCGAAGGCGCCGCCCGCAAAGGTGAGGGAAAGCAGAACGGAAAGGAGCTTTACGACAGGCTTCATCGGCTACCGGAAGGGCGTCGCAGCTGAAGGGGAGGGGATCGTCACAGAACGCGTGCGACTCGCGTCCCAGTGTGCGGAGATCGGGAGTATATCGTGACCGCTCGTCCCGATTCGCCGCTTTGTGTGATTTGCTTCACGAAGGTTGACAAGAGCGGCTGTTATAAATCGCGGCTGGTGCGGCACGCTGTCGCCGTGCGCGAGTGGCCTCACACCCACGGATGACCGTGGGCAGCTCGCCAGGCGCCCTAGGCGCCGAACAGGGTCCTGCTGGTTGCAAGGGCGTCCCCGGCGGGTTGAACATATGTCCCGCCTTGCGCCCTCCAGCGTTTGGTATATAGTCAACGAAAGCTCGTGTGACTGCACACATTTTTGAGCCAACCCCCTATTCCACATGGCAAAACTGACGCTGTTCGGCAACACGTTCAAGCCCATACTCGGCCTTGACATAACCACCTCCTCCGTGAAGCTCCTCGAGCTGTCGGACGCCGGGGG
This DNA window, taken from Pseudomonadota bacterium, encodes the following:
- a CDS encoding penicillin-binding protein 1A, with the translated sequence MKPVVKLLSVLLSLTFAGGAFALLVAAAAYMFVAESLPDVDTLKSVQLEAPMRVYSRDGVLIGEFGEKRRIPVTYEQLPQQVIDAFVAAEDDRFFEHPGVDYQGLVRAVLVLAKTGRGSQGGSTITMQVARNYLLTLRHSYVRKVREIFIALNMERVLTKQEILTLYLNKIFFGQRAYGVAAAAEVYFGKQLHELRLDEVAILAGIPKAPSDLNPVTNPERSRSRRDYVLRRMRELGYIDSEAHELALAQPIRASIHGPRVEGEAAYLAELARAEMVERFGEAVYGSGLRVVTTLDGERQEAAVAAVRDALLQYDRRHGYRGPVDTRDLEAVGQAPQQLDAMLSEYPALPLHQLAVVTAVDDASAQVHVSEHRQGLIPLEGVKWAREYIDESRAGGTPTRVGDVLAVGQVIYVQPLAPAENAQPAREEEGTAPAQVTQWKLGQVPAVQGALVSLDPRDGAVSAMVGGYDFRLSKFNRVSQAKRQPGSSFKPFVYSASLEHGFTAASVLPDAPVVYDDPGMEEAWRPENYEREFRGPMRLREALVASRNLVSIRLLREVGVRQAIAHIGQFGFDPEELPASLSLALGSASLTPLQVATGYAVLANGGFAVTPYLIDRVEGANGELVYEANPKIACLPCERALELGALDAADGATAAADAQRGVVARLASLESNVATAPSEGHGMPAEWPSAEVACARMEGFTGGYPIANMAPRVVSPQNVYIITDMMRDVVRRGTGRAAYRRLQRNDLAGKTGTTNEQRDAWFSGFNADLTATVWVGFDEFTRLGRGEVGGRAALPAWTDYMESVLTGRPEHSIPEPYGLVRVKIRPDTGELARAGESGWVYEIFRQGNAPEAPLDEQVPSFFNNTDDGDAEDEPLF